The following proteins are encoded in a genomic region of Oceanispirochaeta sp.:
- a CDS encoding sensor histidine kinase encodes MKLWNLIRQTKNRITLRTQLAVLIVSSFSIIIVPIIGYTYYSNTNTIIKQQISTLSRLLILETQILDNYFSEIDRYSLLMRHDATLMNILNQKQGLTYSDEVYIQDQLRSNFDSRNDLKSFRFYMVNSSYNYEIESQLHKVRPYQVENVLDLPDYSVFTRKRYYKSIQPSQSAEEFIRYFRTIIKLENQKPLAIVELTFDTSFVDSLARDHQVGDEVFCIVDNVGRVLYNSSPILMDSAILKGIEQVEEISDHGLRINIMGTDYLGVYNLSSRQNYILYRLIPLNELDRQIGETRNISFLIGFAAIVITTLLSALYIRLVTNPLSILAANFAKVGSGNFSRVEDIGGSIEIIKLADSFNTMTAQIDDLIKKTYISAINEKTAQLIALEAQLNPHMLYNTLQAISAEAIVNKQMKINFMITALASMLRYSFKDGEYVALSYEIKHVQDYLLLQKARFDEKLSYELRIEKECEELNIPKISIQTLVENSIIHGMNGQSDRVHIIISCSIKSNFLNIRVHDNGCGIKKERLDYMNSKFENVLVSNDETSCVGLINLNSRLKILYEEKANLYISSIELQETNVVMTIPLNEEHMNV; translated from the coding sequence ATGAAGCTTTGGAATCTGATCAGGCAGACGAAAAACCGAATTACCCTCAGAACTCAACTGGCAGTTCTTATCGTTTCTTCTTTTTCTATAATTATTGTTCCTATTATAGGATATACCTATTACAGCAATACAAATACAATTATTAAACAACAGATCTCCACTCTTTCAAGGCTGCTGATACTTGAGACTCAAATTCTGGACAATTATTTTTCTGAAATAGACCGTTACTCTCTTCTAATGAGGCATGATGCCACCTTGATGAATATTCTAAACCAGAAGCAGGGTTTAACATATTCGGATGAAGTGTATATACAAGATCAATTGCGCAGTAATTTTGATTCGAGGAACGACCTTAAATCATTCCGATTCTATATGGTGAATTCTTCATACAATTACGAGATCGAGTCACAGTTGCATAAGGTCAGACCCTATCAAGTCGAAAATGTTCTGGACCTACCGGATTATTCCGTGTTTACCAGAAAGCGTTATTATAAATCAATCCAGCCTTCGCAAAGTGCAGAAGAATTCATACGCTATTTCAGAACCATTATTAAATTAGAGAATCAGAAACCTCTGGCAATTGTAGAACTGACATTTGATACATCCTTTGTAGATTCCCTTGCACGTGACCATCAGGTAGGGGATGAAGTTTTCTGTATCGTCGACAATGTTGGCAGAGTTCTTTACAACAGTTCACCCATACTCATGGACAGTGCAATCCTGAAAGGAATTGAGCAGGTAGAAGAAATTTCTGATCATGGACTAAGAATCAATATAATGGGAACAGATTATTTAGGGGTCTATAATCTGAGTTCCCGTCAAAACTATATTCTTTATCGTTTAATTCCACTCAATGAACTGGATCGTCAGATAGGAGAGACAAGAAATATAAGTTTTCTAATCGGATTTGCGGCAATCGTCATAACAACCCTTCTTTCCGCCCTATATATAAGACTTGTTACAAATCCCTTATCAATATTGGCGGCAAACTTTGCAAAAGTCGGTTCGGGGAATTTTTCCAGAGTGGAGGATATCGGCGGCAGCATTGAAATTATCAAGCTAGCTGATAGTTTCAATACAATGACTGCACAGATTGATGACCTGATTAAGAAAACATATATTTCGGCAATCAATGAGAAAACAGCTCAGCTTATTGCCCTGGAAGCACAGCTTAATCCGCATATGTTGTATAATACCCTTCAAGCTATTTCAGCAGAAGCAATCGTCAATAAACAAATGAAAATCAATTTCATGATAACTGCCTTGGCTTCAATGCTCCGCTACTCCTTTAAAGACGGAGAATATGTAGCTCTTTCTTATGAGATTAAGCATGTGCAGGATTATTTGCTTCTACAGAAGGCTCGCTTTGATGAGAAGCTCTCCTATGAACTCAGAATTGAAAAGGAATGTGAAGAGCTTAATATTCCAAAAATCAGCATCCAGACATTGGTGGAAAATTCAATTATTCATGGAATGAACGGCCAATCTGACAGGGTGCATATCATTATATCCTGTTCTATTAAATCCAATTTTCTGAATATCAGGGTTCATGATAACGGATGCGGAATTAAAAAAGAAAGACTGGATTATATGAACAGTAAGTTTGAAAACGTTCTTGTCAGTAATGATGAGACGTCCTGTGTCGGGTTGATCAATTTAAACAGTCGGCTGAAAATTCTCTATGAAGAAAAAGCTAATCTTTACATTTCCAGCATAGAACTTCAAGAGACAAATGTTGTAATGACAATTCCTTTGAATGAGGAGCATATGAATGTATAA
- a CDS encoding helix-turn-helix domain-containing protein, translating to MYKALIIDDEKPVRVAITALAEWDKWDIEEPETAVNGKDALEKLHRLNVDIVFVDMNMPIMNGIQFMDRVSVEFPDIKFIVISGYSDFQYAHSAIRHRAVDYLLKPIVADDLNEALRKAVSSLNSKNHIFTANNVDYLSSGGTVDSLKKCIDSHYTENISLSKLSEEFSLSKEYLCKLFKKKYGLGIYQYIQLVRMQKATELLLENTLKIQDISESLGFSDNNYFSKAFKRFFDMSPSKYREEYGYKEI from the coding sequence ATGTATAAGGCATTGATTATTGATGATGAGAAACCGGTTCGGGTTGCGATAACCGCACTGGCTGAATGGGATAAATGGGATATAGAAGAACCAGAGACTGCGGTGAACGGAAAAGATGCTCTTGAGAAACTGCATCGATTAAATGTTGATATTGTCTTTGTGGATATGAATATGCCGATTATGAACGGAATCCAATTTATGGATAGAGTCTCAGTGGAGTTTCCGGATATAAAGTTCATAGTCATAAGCGGTTACAGCGACTTCCAATATGCCCATTCTGCAATAAGACACAGGGCTGTCGACTATCTGCTCAAACCGATTGTTGCGGATGATCTCAACGAGGCTTTGAGAAAGGCTGTCAGCAGTTTGAATTCCAAAAATCATATTTTCACAGCAAACAATGTGGATTACCTGTCCAGCGGGGGTACTGTTGATTCCCTGAAAAAGTGCATAGACAGCCACTATACCGAAAATATCAGTCTATCCAAACTCAGTGAAGAATTCAGTCTTTCAAAGGAATATCTATGTAAGCTCTTCAAGAAGAAATATGGTTTGGGAATCTATCAGTATATCCAGCTGGTTCGAATGCAGAAAGCTACCGAACTTCTTCTGGAGAATACACTGAAAATTCAGGATATTTCTGAATCTCTGGGATTTAGTGATAATAATTATTTTAGTAAAGCCTTCAAGCGATTTTTTGATATGTCTCCCTCTAAATACAGAGAGGAGTATGGCTACAAGGAAATATAA
- a CDS encoding MFS transporter has protein sequence MLPDTVEYGEAKTGKKTEGVIYSFFSFSQKMATPLAGSIAALTLHLCGYTPGSTVQTDLVLNGILSTLTFTPIVFIGLSAVVLRFYISL, from the coding sequence ATGCTTCCTGATACCGTTGAATATGGTGAGGCAAAAACAGGGAAAAAAACCGAAGGGGTCATTTATTCGTTTTTCAGTTTCAGTCAGAAAATGGCGACCCCTCTTGCCGGTTCAATAGCCGCCCTCACCCTCCATCTCTGCGGCTATACCCCAGGCAGTACAGTGCAAACAGATCTGGTCCTCAATGGAATTTTAAGCACCCTTACATTTACCCCGATTGTATTCATAGGCTTATCGGCCGTCGTACTTCGTTTTTATATTTCCTTGTAG